From the genome of Abditibacteriaceae bacterium, one region includes:
- a CDS encoding CBS domain-containing protein, with amino-acid sequence MNEHIHDENCNHDEEEFEPIPVSDVMTDDVMCATADTALQEIARLMRDEDCGAIPIVSDAESLRPIGIITDRDITVRLVAEGRNPLELTARDAMSETVVTISPAADLEECMDLMEENQLRRVVVVDENGGVCGIIAQADIADWASEEDTAEMLGEISDDEK; translated from the coding sequence ATGAACGAACATATTCACGACGAAAACTGTAACCACGATGAAGAAGAATTCGAGCCGATTCCCGTCTCGGATGTCATGACCGATGATGTGATGTGCGCCACTGCCGACACAGCGTTGCAGGAAATCGCCCGTCTGATGCGCGACGAAGATTGCGGCGCAATTCCGATTGTTTCCGATGCCGAATCGCTGCGCCCTATCGGAATCATTACCGACCGCGACATCACGGTTCGGCTTGTCGCCGAAGGTCGCAACCCGCTCGAACTGACGGCGCGAGATGCGATGAGCGAAACCGTTGTCACCATTTCGCCAGCCGCCGACTTGGAAGAGTGCATGGATTTGATGGAAGAAAATCAGTTGCGCCGCGTTGTCGTTGTCGATGAAAACGGCGGCGTTTGCGGCATCATCGCCCAGGCCGACATCGCCGACTGGGCATCGGAAGAAGACACTGCCGAAATGCTCGGCGAAATCTCCGACGACGAAAAGTAA
- a CDS encoding Flp family type IVb pilin, whose product MLSRLVFEEEGQALVEYALIISLMALVIVITLRVFSGGVKNMYTDINDIRLNTSTQ is encoded by the coding sequence ATGCTCTCTCGTCTCGTTTTTGAAGAAGAAGGTCAGGCTTTGGTCGAATACGCACTAATTATTTCGCTCATGGCTCTTGTTATTGTAATCACGCTCAGGGTTTTTAGCGGTGGTGTCAAAAATATGTATACCGACATCAACGATATTCGATTAAATACTTCTACCCAGTGA
- a CDS encoding L-dopachrome tautomerase-related protein, whose product MKRSLLAFPSLLILPLLWSAFAAPPIHAAPRADLPAEKPAGKLEQVARFSGAMPTGVTVSARNCIFVNFPRWGDKVPFTVAEVKNGRAVAFPSAGINRFGKEGGRASLSTDTRSAAGKLRRERFVSVQSVVVDARDRLWILDTGSIAFGPTASGGPKLVAVDLKTNRVVRRIYFPRTVALPTTYLNDVRFDLRRGAGGTAYITDSGAKSPNGIIVVDLASGRSWRRLSGHASVKAEAKFVPIVEGRAVMQRQPGKTPEYVDIGSDGIAISHDGARLYYCPLASRELYSVSTAALADPLQTNESVAATVIHHGDKGASDGLESDAQGRIYVTNYEHNAIMRRYPNGLYETLVHDDRALWPDTLSLARNGSLYFIANQLHRQKNFHNGKDLRRKPYSLFRVKVGATPVLLK is encoded by the coding sequence ATGAAACGTTCGCTGTTAGCTTTCCCGTCGCTATTAATTTTGCCGTTGCTGTGGTCTGCATTCGCTGCGCCGCCAATTCACGCCGCCCCACGCGCTGATCTTCCCGCCGAGAAACCCGCTGGAAAATTGGAACAGGTCGCGCGATTTTCCGGGGCGATGCCAACCGGAGTGACCGTTTCTGCACGCAACTGCATTTTCGTCAACTTCCCGCGCTGGGGCGATAAAGTTCCGTTCACGGTCGCCGAGGTGAAGAATGGGCGCGCCGTCGCATTCCCGTCGGCGGGCATCAATCGGTTCGGCAAAGAAGGCGGGCGCGCCTCGCTCTCGACGGATACACGCTCCGCCGCCGGAAAGCTGCGGCGCGAGCGTTTTGTTTCGGTGCAAAGCGTGGTTGTCGATGCACGCGACCGCTTGTGGATTCTCGATACCGGCTCGATTGCTTTTGGCCCCACAGCTTCGGGCGGCCCCAAACTCGTTGCCGTCGATTTGAAGACGAATCGAGTGGTGCGTCGTATTTATTTTCCCCGAACGGTTGCACTACCGACAACTTATCTCAACGACGTGCGTTTCGACCTCCGGCGTGGTGCAGGCGGCACCGCCTATATCACCGATTCGGGCGCAAAAAGCCCCAACGGAATCATCGTTGTCGATTTGGCTTCGGGCCGCAGTTGGCGCCGCCTCAGCGGTCATGCTTCGGTCAAGGCGGAAGCAAAGTTTGTCCCGATTGTCGAAGGGCGCGCCGTGATGCAACGCCAGCCTGGAAAAACCCCGGAATATGTCGACATCGGCTCCGACGGAATTGCGATTTCGCACGACGGCGCGCGCTTGTATTATTGCCCGCTCGCTTCGCGCGAATTGTATAGCGTCAGCACCGCCGCACTTGCCGACCCGCTGCAAACGAATGAAAGCGTGGCCGCGACTGTCATTCATCACGGCGACAAAGGCGCATCCGATGGCTTGGAAAGCGACGCTCAGGGCCGCATTTACGTCACCAACTACGAGCACAACGCGATTATGCGGCGTTACCCCAACGGGCTTTACGAAACACTTGTCCACGACGACCGCGCTTTGTGGCCCGACACATTAAGCCTTGCGCGCAATGGCTCTCTGTATTTCATCGCCAACCAGTTGCACCGCCAGAAGAATTTCCACAATGGCAAAGATTTGCGCCGGAAGCCTTACAGTTTGTTTCGTGTCAAAGTCGGCGCGACGCCGGTTTTGTTGAAGTAA
- the rpmI gene encoding 50S ribosomal protein L35: MGKMKTRKAAAKRMTLTATGKIKHRRAGLTHLQSKRSSRTQSRNNNGAQSVSKSDYKSALRMMPHAQ, from the coding sequence ATGGGAAAAATGAAAACGCGTAAGGCCGCGGCCAAGCGCATGACACTCACCGCAACCGGCAAAATCAAGCATCGTCGCGCTGGTTTGACCCACTTGCAGAGCAAGCGCAGCAGTCGTACGCAGTCGCGCAACAACAACGGCGCACAAAGCGTATCGAAGTCGGATTACAAGTCCGCGCTTCGCATGATGCCGCACGCCCAATAA
- a CDS encoding YbhB/YbcL family Raf kinase inhibitor-like protein, producing MNHRFLLAGATLFSCATWAHAVPAPPKTITDTKISNVYETGKLEPTPQRIAALKLPPGFFLTKFAEMQNPRMIAVASDGTVYISQRESGTLVMLKDTNRDGRADVQKVVAKRKWLHGVALRGNDLFFITTRELYRAPRRKDGTLGTPVLITKDLPDAGQHPNRTIAFGPDKKLYISVGSTCNACEEPNEENATMLVADSDGRNRKIFASGLRNTIGFGWHPASKRFFGWDHGIDELGDDVQKEELNELKQGKRYGWPYIYENDKAISHPQPPPPYSKEMWAKMSQRPALMYTAHSAGLQMAFYTGKQFPARYRNDAFIVLRGSWNRNPPSGYEVARIRFNAAGSPTKIEPFITGFLQPGASGGKMGHIARLAGLAQMTDGSMLIGDDANGIVYRLSYKAPPRPTTTAMDARRITFNLPESQNAPARITVRAASFPNNGLMGFHHTAYGKNQSPTLRWSGVPANAKSLVLMMEDPDAVNPKPFVHWLVANISPRQTILRGNLGEGDTLPQIPGAMQGAAHTAKIGYFGPKPPADGKAHHYHFQIFALNKKLALPSGYNRQALLDAMRGHVIAKGQTVGQYKRTF from the coding sequence ATGAACCATCGCTTTTTGCTCGCAGGCGCAACACTTTTCTCGTGCGCGACGTGGGCGCACGCGGTTCCAGCGCCACCGAAAACCATCACCGATACCAAAATATCAAACGTGTATGAAACCGGAAAATTAGAACCAACGCCGCAACGCATCGCCGCGCTGAAACTGCCGCCGGGCTTTTTTCTGACGAAGTTCGCCGAAATGCAAAACCCGCGCATGATCGCGGTGGCAAGCGATGGAACGGTTTACATTTCGCAGCGTGAAAGCGGCACTTTGGTGATGCTCAAAGACACCAATCGCGATGGCCGCGCCGATGTGCAGAAAGTGGTGGCTAAGCGTAAATGGCTTCACGGCGTCGCGTTGCGCGGCAACGATTTATTCTTCATCACAACGCGCGAACTGTATCGCGCACCGCGCCGCAAAGATGGCACGCTGGGAACGCCGGTTCTTATCACCAAAGATTTGCCCGACGCCGGACAACACCCCAACCGCACCATCGCGTTCGGCCCCGACAAGAAACTATATATTTCGGTTGGCTCGACGTGTAACGCGTGCGAAGAACCCAATGAAGAAAACGCCACAATGCTCGTCGCCGATTCGGATGGGCGCAACCGCAAAATCTTCGCGTCGGGTTTACGCAACACCATCGGCTTCGGCTGGCATCCGGCATCGAAGCGCTTTTTCGGCTGGGATCACGGCATCGACGAACTGGGCGACGATGTGCAGAAAGAAGAACTCAACGAATTGAAGCAAGGCAAGCGCTACGGCTGGCCTTACATCTACGAAAACGACAAAGCGATTTCTCACCCGCAGCCGCCACCGCCCTACTCTAAAGAAATGTGGGCGAAAATGAGCCAGCGTCCCGCGCTCATGTACACCGCGCACAGCGCCGGGTTGCAGATGGCGTTCTACACCGGCAAGCAGTTTCCGGCGCGATATCGCAACGACGCGTTTATCGTCTTGCGCGGAAGCTGGAACCGCAACCCACCGAGCGGCTACGAAGTCGCGCGAATCCGATTCAACGCCGCCGGTTCGCCGACGAAAATTGAGCCATTTATCACCGGCTTTTTGCAGCCCGGCGCATCCGGCGGAAAAATGGGCCACATCGCGCGTTTGGCGGGCCTCGCGCAAATGACAGATGGCTCGATGCTCATTGGCGACGACGCCAACGGCATCGTTTATCGCCTTTCCTACAAAGCGCCGCCACGCCCCACGACAACCGCAATGGACGCGCGTCGCATCACGTTTAACCTGCCCGAAAGCCAAAACGCTCCGGCGCGCATCACAGTGCGGGCGGCTTCTTTTCCCAACAACGGGCTAATGGGTTTTCATCACACGGCGTATGGCAAAAACCAGTCGCCGACCTTGCGTTGGAGCGGTGTTCCCGCCAACGCGAAATCTTTGGTGCTGATGATGGAAGACCCCGACGCAGTGAACCCGAAGCCGTTTGTGCACTGGCTGGTGGCGAACATCTCACCGCGTCAGACGATTCTGCGCGGCAATCTGGGCGAAGGCGATACGCTGCCGCAAATTCCCGGTGCAATGCAGGGCGCTGCGCATACCGCAAAAATCGGTTACTTCGGCCCTAAGCCACCCGCCGATGGCAAAGCGCACCATTATCATTTCCAGATTTTTGCGCTGAATAAGAAGTTGGCGCTGCCTTCGGGCTATAACCGACAGGCGCTGCTCGATGCAATGCGCGGACACGTTATCGCCAAAGGACAAACTGTCGGACAATACAAGCGCACTTTTTAG
- a CDS encoding RNA methyltransferase — translation MITSRQHPVCKLVRKLADGKYRRQEKLFVVEGGNAVSAAIGARWPLQRLLAAPEDLDAGWNEVADAASIETLAVDPDILAYLADAQTSPGVIAIAQSPTPPRLEDIADEDALILVLDGVGDPGNVGTLIRTADAAGARAIVLTRGTADAFAPKVVRSSAGSVFHLPIFVEGAVQLDAELPTHGFSIVAAEAHDGKDCYAFNWPRRCALVLGHETRGVSERWLDAANERITIPLRGRAESLGVASAGAVLLFAVQQNAGK, via the coding sequence ATGATTACCTCGCGGCAACATCCGGTTTGTAAATTGGTGCGAAAACTCGCCGATGGCAAATATCGCCGTCAGGAAAAATTATTCGTCGTCGAAGGCGGCAATGCGGTTTCCGCCGCGATTGGCGCGCGCTGGCCGCTCCAGCGCCTTCTCGCCGCGCCGGAAGATTTAGACGCGGGTTGGAACGAAGTTGCGGACGCCGCTAGTATTGAAACTCTTGCGGTTGACCCAGACATTCTGGCGTATCTCGCGGACGCGCAGACATCGCCAGGCGTCATTGCAATTGCTCAGTCGCCCACGCCGCCGCGTCTGGAAGACATCGCCGATGAAGACGCGTTAATTTTGGTTCTCGATGGAGTCGGCGACCCCGGCAATGTCGGAACGCTCATTCGCACTGCCGATGCAGCAGGCGCGCGAGCTATCGTCCTCACACGGGGAACCGCCGATGCGTTTGCGCCGAAAGTCGTGCGCTCCTCGGCGGGCAGCGTGTTTCATTTGCCGATTTTTGTGGAAGGTGCGGTGCAATTGGACGCAGAGTTACCGACTCATGGTTTCTCGATTGTCGCGGCGGAAGCGCACGACGGTAAAGATTGTTATGCCTTCAACTGGCCGCGCCGCTGTGCATTAGTGTTAGGCCATGAAACGCGCGGCGTGTCGGAACGGTGGCTCGATGCGGCGAATGAACGCATCACGATTCCGTTGCGAGGCCGCGCCGAAAGTTTGGGCGTTGCTTCGGCGGGCGCTGTGTTGTTGTTTGCGGTACAGCAAAACGCAGGCAAATAA
- the rimO gene encoding 30S ribosomal protein S12 methylthiotransferase RimO, with protein MPIAEKTKTVSLVSLGCAKNLVDSEVMLGLLQGAGYQITTDAADADAIIVNTCGFLGAAVEESLSALSDVAQYKLGGRCKAVVAAGCLPQRDAQLIKMRVPEVDAILGTSDFTSIVSAIDGLVDPAAHTPQASSNGLIQLAFAPQVTPTAAHTYVYDHNTPRVRATPPWTAYLKIAEGCDHTCSFCIIPSLRGPFRSRPIESIAQEARQLADSGAREVVLIAQDSTRYGFDRYNKWALGDLLQELSKIENLDWVRVLYAYPSQVNDEFIDALTTAPRIARYLDMPLQHASRDVLARMRRGGHAESYARLLDRFRAKAPEIAIRTSFIVGFPGETDAQFDELCAFVKSQNFDRIGVFKYSDEDTSLSVGLDGKVPQDVIEERYHILQTLQQKVSLKKNRSFIGQTLDVLLESEEPGGIVGRSYRDAPDIDGNVFVKMQPRDRRANPPGSFVKVRISGASEYDLSGKLA; from the coding sequence GTGCCAATTGCTGAAAAAACCAAAACCGTTTCTCTCGTGTCGCTCGGATGTGCCAAAAACCTTGTCGATAGCGAAGTCATGCTCGGCCTGCTTCAGGGGGCGGGCTATCAAATCACCACCGATGCTGCCGATGCCGATGCCATTATCGTCAATACGTGCGGCTTTCTGGGTGCGGCTGTTGAAGAAAGCCTCTCGGCGCTTTCCGACGTCGCGCAGTATAAACTCGGTGGCCGTTGCAAGGCTGTTGTCGCCGCTGGATGTTTGCCACAACGCGACGCGCAACTGATTAAAATGCGCGTCCCCGAAGTCGATGCCATTTTAGGTACAAGCGATTTCACAAGCATCGTTTCCGCAATCGACGGCCTTGTCGATCCTGCCGCGCACACGCCGCAAGCGTCATCAAACGGTTTGATTCAGCTTGCATTTGCACCGCAGGTCACGCCGACTGCCGCGCACACCTACGTTTACGATCACAATACGCCGCGCGTGCGTGCCACGCCCCCGTGGACAGCGTACTTGAAAATCGCCGAAGGCTGCGACCACACCTGCTCGTTCTGCATTATTCCCAGTTTGCGCGGACCGTTTCGCTCGCGCCCGATTGAAAGCATCGCCCAGGAAGCGCGGCAACTGGCCGATTCCGGCGCGCGTGAAGTCGTCCTCATCGCGCAAGATTCCACGCGCTACGGTTTCGACCGCTACAACAAATGGGCGCTCGGCGATTTGCTGCAAGAGCTTTCCAAAATCGAAAACCTCGATTGGGTTCGCGTCCTTTATGCGTATCCGTCGCAGGTGAACGACGAATTTATCGACGCGCTGACAACCGCGCCGCGCATCGCGCGTTATCTCGATATGCCATTGCAGCACGCCTCGCGCGACGTTCTGGCGCGAATGCGACGCGGCGGTCACGCCGAAAGCTACGCGCGCCTGCTCGACCGATTCCGCGCCAAAGCACCGGAAATCGCGATTCGCACCAGTTTCATTGTCGGCTTCCCCGGCGAAACCGACGCGCAGTTCGACGAGCTTTGCGCGTTCGTGAAGTCGCAGAATTTCGACCGCATCGGCGTTTTCAAATACTCGGACGAAGACACGTCGCTTTCCGTTGGTCTGGATGGCAAAGTTCCGCAGGATGTCATCGAAGAGCGCTATCACATTTTGCAAACGCTGCAGCAGAAAGTCAGCCTGAAAAAGAACCGCAGCTTTATCGGGCAAACGCTCGATGTGCTGTTGGAAAGCGAAGAACCAGGCGGCATCGTCGGACGTTCTTACCGCGACGCGCCCGACATCGACGGCAACGTGTTCGTGAAGATGCAGCCGCGTGACCGCCGCGCGAATCCGCCTGGAAGTTTCGTCAAAGTCCGCATTTCCGGCGCGAGCGAATACGACCTCAGCGGCAAACTGGCTTAA
- a CDS encoding ankyrin repeat domain-containing protein encodes MRNLMQAGPRIIAFSVALLCVGQAAADEPTVTAPSAESTVQKNIALKDGDAQTHDAQKLADAISNPSENLAPVEALIGAGADVNAVLPEGRNLLMVAVTNDNFAAVRLLLAAGAKPDLSTELFLASIEGDIKRVRAALDKGAKVDSEDYDGGTPLIFAVSRKRIDIVRLLIERGANVNHRNQAGWTALMYAANYMEPRSARLLLERGANLYLKNKSGKNALEELLTYDPESSHLFPYQKRDLKALRRLFRDEINARKTKNTP; translated from the coding sequence ATGCGAAATTTAATGCAAGCCGGGCCAAGGATTATTGCGTTCTCCGTGGCATTGCTGTGCGTCGGACAAGCGGCGGCGGACGAGCCAACCGTCACAGCACCTTCCGCCGAAAGCACTGTCCAGAAAAACATTGCCTTGAAGGATGGCGATGCACAAACTCACGACGCCCAAAAACTGGCTGATGCGATTTCAAACCCAAGCGAAAATCTTGCTCCGGTCGAAGCCTTGATCGGCGCGGGCGCTGATGTCAACGCGGTTTTGCCGGAAGGCCGCAACTTACTGATGGTCGCAGTCACGAACGACAACTTTGCAGCGGTGCGGTTGTTGCTCGCCGCCGGCGCAAAGCCCGATCTTTCGACCGAGCTTTTTCTCGCGTCCATCGAAGGCGACATCAAGCGCGTGCGGGCCGCGCTCGATAAAGGCGCGAAGGTAGACAGCGAAGATTATGACGGCGGCACGCCGCTGATTTTCGCCGTCTCACGCAAGCGTATTGATATTGTGCGGCTATTGATTGAGCGCGGCGCCAACGTGAATCATCGCAATCAGGCGGGCTGGACGGCGTTGATGTACGCCGCCAATTACATGGAGCCGCGGAGCGCGCGGTTGCTGCTGGAGCGCGGCGCGAATTTGTACTTAAAAAACAAGTCCGGCAAGAACGCGCTCGAAGAACTGCTGACCTACGATCCCGAATCCAGCCATCTTTTCCCCTATCAAAAGCGCGATTTGAAAGCGCTACGCAGATTGTTTCGCGACGAGATCAATGCGCGCAAAACAAAAAACACGCCCTAA
- a CDS encoding DUF2330 domain-containing protein, with product MKPIAVVMAGVAGAFAWSQANAAWSCAAQESLGAPPIKVNNESALIVWDEKNKTEHFIRRASFDSSGKSMGFLVPTPTTPQLSAASDAIFTSLDHAMQPQIIEKKKTGLRFDWLVIPDKQENKPQRPYMPSPQSPVLKLPASGISQKRQRVGGYDATVLAARDSASLEKWLKQNNFKTDASLRAWLRPYVARGWKLTAFKIRSGVHSAELEPVRLSFKTDKPYYPYREPASARAKGAFKAGRTLKVYYLAQQSVAGGIGQSAKWPGKMEFAAALPSTTRDDLVVGAGLKEAQIPKQARLTIFSDASTPRPGTDELFFRPAPDQNPQKPAPIIKEVDARKKIPLEFFVLGIIGASVAAMKLTNRKFDHKRRNIEQ from the coding sequence ATGAAACCTATTGCAGTTGTGATGGCCGGTGTTGCAGGAGCATTCGCTTGGAGCCAAGCGAATGCGGCGTGGAGTTGCGCCGCACAAGAATCGCTGGGCGCGCCACCGATTAAAGTCAATAACGAATCGGCGCTGATTGTGTGGGACGAAAAGAACAAAACCGAGCATTTTATTCGTCGCGCGAGTTTTGATTCTTCCGGCAAAAGCATGGGTTTTCTAGTGCCGACTCCCACAACGCCGCAGCTTTCTGCCGCGTCCGACGCGATTTTCACATCGCTCGACCATGCAATGCAGCCCCAAATTATCGAGAAGAAGAAAACCGGGCTGCGCTTCGACTGGCTGGTGATTCCCGACAAACAAGAAAACAAGCCGCAACGCCCTTACATGCCTTCGCCACAAAGCCCCGTTCTCAAGCTTCCGGCGAGCGGCATTTCGCAAAAGCGCCAGCGCGTCGGCGGCTACGACGCGACCGTTTTAGCGGCACGCGATTCGGCGTCGCTGGAAAAATGGCTGAAGCAGAACAACTTCAAAACCGACGCCAGCCTGCGCGCGTGGCTGCGGCCTTACGTTGCGCGTGGCTGGAAACTGACGGCGTTCAAAATTCGTTCGGGCGTGCATAGCGCCGAACTCGAACCGGTTCGTCTTTCGTTCAAAACCGACAAGCCGTATTATCCGTATCGCGAACCGGCGTCGGCGCGCGCTAAAGGTGCATTCAAAGCGGGACGCACGCTCAAGGTGTATTATCTGGCGCAGCAGAGCGTGGCGGGCGGCATCGGCCAAAGCGCGAAATGGCCCGGCAAAATGGAATTCGCCGCGGCGCTTCCTTCCACAACGCGCGACGATTTGGTTGTCGGTGCGGGTTTGAAAGAAGCGCAAATCCCCAAGCAGGCACGCCTGACGATTTTCAGCGATGCCTCGACGCCGCGACCGGGAACCGACGAACTTTTCTTTCGGCCCGCGCCCGACCAGAACCCACAAAAGCCCGCGCCGATTATCAAGGAAGTCGATGCGCGCAAAAAAATCCCACTGGAATTTTTCGTTCTGGGAATTATTGGCGCCAGCGTCGCCGCGATGAAACTGACCAATCGCAAGTTCGACCACAAGCGGCGCAACATCGAACAATAA
- the rplT gene encoding 50S ribosomal protein L20, whose product MARVKRGVTASAKHKKIRDLAKGYYGAKHRWFRTANEAVMHAGQYAYRDRRNKRRDLRSLWIARINAAARQNDMSYSLFINGLLRAGVELDRKALSELAISDAAAFSKIVDIARAALNEAGSPQKNPGAPVEA is encoded by the coding sequence ATGGCTCGCGTAAAACGTGGTGTAACGGCTTCTGCCAAACACAAAAAGATTAGAGATTTAGCCAAAGGCTACTACGGCGCCAAGCATCGCTGGTTCCGCACCGCCAACGAAGCGGTCATGCACGCCGGTCAGTATGCGTATCGTGACCGCCGCAACAAGCGCCGCGACCTGCGCAGCCTGTGGATCGCGCGTATCAACGCCGCAGCCCGTCAGAACGATATGTCCTACTCGCTGTTCATCAACGGCCTGCTCCGTGCAGGCGTTGAACTCGACCGCAAAGCGTTGAGCGAACTCGCGATTTCGGACGCCGCTGCCTTCAGCAAAATCGTCGACATTGCGCGCGCTGCGCTCAATGAAGCCGGTTCGCCGCAGAAGAACCCCGGCGCACCTGTCGAAGCCTAA
- the msrB gene encoding peptide-methionine (R)-S-oxide reductase MsrB: MNMKTSLIAIGGLLAASLMWNAFRVNAETPPTQATTPATVNNSTEKVVKTDAEWKKVLTPEQYYILRQEGTERAGTGALLEEKRKGTFVCAGCNAPLFSSETKFESGTGWPSFWKPIAGRVAEKTDADGGRVEVECARCDGHLGHVFDDGPKPTGLRYCMNSVALGFAPAK, from the coding sequence ATGAATATGAAAACTTCTTTGATTGCGATTGGCGGTTTACTGGCCGCAAGCCTGATGTGGAACGCTTTTCGCGTAAACGCCGAAACCCCGCCGACGCAAGCCACAACGCCCGCAACCGTGAATAACAGCACCGAGAAGGTTGTTAAAACCGACGCCGAATGGAAGAAAGTCCTGACGCCGGAACAATATTACATCCTGCGCCAGGAAGGAACCGAACGCGCTGGAACCGGCGCTTTGCTCGAAGAAAAGCGTAAAGGCACCTTCGTTTGCGCGGGATGTAACGCGCCTCTTTTCTCTTCAGAAACAAAGTTTGAATCGGGCACCGGTTGGCCGAGTTTCTGGAAACCAATCGCAGGACGCGTCGCTGAAAAAACCGACGCCGATGGCGGGCGTGTTGAAGTCGAGTGCGCGCGTTGCGACGGACATTTAGGGCACGTTTTCGACGACGGACCGAAACCAACCGGCCTGCGTTATTGTATGAATTCGGTTGCGCTAGGTTTCGCGCCCGCGAAGTAG
- the msrB gene encoding peptide-methionine (R)-S-oxide reductase MsrB, with product MEKITKSDAEWKAQLSPEQYRILRQKGTERAFTGELYDNHAIGLYRCAACGNELYRSDTKFDSGCGWPSFFEALPNAVDEHVDNTFGMRRTEITCKCCDSHLGHVFNDGPPPTGLRYCLNSGAMTFERDDK from the coding sequence ATGGAAAAAATTACAAAGTCCGATGCCGAATGGAAAGCGCAACTTTCGCCCGAACAATATCGCATCTTGCGGCAAAAAGGCACCGAGCGAGCGTTTACTGGCGAGCTTTACGACAATCATGCCATTGGCCTGTATCGTTGCGCCGCGTGCGGCAACGAGTTGTATCGCAGCGACACCAAGTTCGATTCGGGCTGCGGCTGGCCAAGCTTTTTTGAAGCGCTGCCGAATGCCGTCGATGAACACGTCGATAACACCTTCGGAATGCGCCGCACCGAAATCACCTGCAAATGTTGCGATTCGCATTTGGGCCATGTCTTCAACGATGGCCCGCCACCGACCGGCCTGCGCTATTGCCTCAACTCCGGCGCGATGACGTTCGAACGCGACGACAAATAA